One part of the Thermoanaerobacterium sp. CMT5567-10 genome encodes these proteins:
- the nadD gene encoding nicotinate-nucleotide adenylyltransferase, with amino-acid sequence MTNNFLRLGIMGGTFDPIHFGHLVTAEAVRDQFNLDRVIFVPSGNPPHKVKRNITDKHIRYLMTILATVTNPYFEVSAIEIDREGYTYTIDTLKEFKKIYGENTQIFFITGADAILEILTWKNAEELLQMCNFVAATRPGYAGDSISEKIDYIKKVYNKDIFQVTVPSLAISSTDIRNRVYEGRPIKYLLPESVERYIEKAGLYKRR; translated from the coding sequence ATGACAAATAATTTTCTTAGGCTTGGCATTATGGGTGGTACGTTTGATCCAATACATTTTGGACATCTTGTAACAGCAGAGGCTGTTAGGGATCAATTTAATCTTGATAGAGTAATATTTGTTCCATCAGGTAATCCACCTCATAAAGTCAAAAGAAATATTACAGATAAACATATAAGATACTTGATGACGATTCTTGCTACTGTTACAAATCCATATTTTGAAGTATCTGCTATTGAAATAGATAGGGAAGGATACACCTATACAATTGATACTTTAAAAGAGTTTAAAAAGATATACGGGGAAAATACGCAGATATTCTTTATAACTGGCGCAGATGCAATACTTGAAATTTTGACTTGGAAAAATGCTGAAGAACTTTTGCAAATGTGCAATTTTGTTGCAGCAACAAGGCCTGGATATGCTGGTGATAGTATCAGTGAAAAGATAGATTACATCAAGAAAGTTTATAATAAAGATATATTTCAAGTAACTGTTCCATCATTGGCCATATCATCGACAGATATACGCAATCGTGTATATGAGGGTAGACCTATAAAATACTTGTTGCCTGAATCTGTAGAAAGGTACATTGAAAAAGCCGGGCTTTATAAAAGAAGGTGA
- a CDS encoding transcriptional regulator, with translation MPTKVHPALKNMIPIVDSIAKTFGKNCEVVLYDFSNLQSSVIAVGNGHITGREVGNPIPEVILKSLKANKTENEVNFKTKGKDGKILKSTIVYIKDDAGKPIGCLCINIDISEYIMVKNTLEDLCEINNGEETPVEPYGGSVNDVLENIVNTTIENYGKPVNFMSKEEKVNMVKMLDAKGTFLIRGAIDYVAKILCVSRYTIYNYLDEIRVGDDLTKY, from the coding sequence GTGCCTACAAAAGTGCATCCGGCTTTAAAAAACATGATACCTATTGTAGACAGCATTGCAAAAACATTTGGAAAAAATTGTGAAGTTGTTTTATATGATTTTTCAAATTTACAAAGTTCTGTAATTGCAGTTGGTAATGGGCATATAACGGGTAGAGAGGTTGGAAATCCTATACCAGAGGTAATATTGAAATCACTTAAAGCCAATAAAACTGAAAATGAAGTGAATTTTAAGACAAAGGGTAAAGATGGCAAAATACTCAAGTCTACTATTGTTTATATCAAAGATGATGCTGGTAAACCTATTGGCTGTTTATGCATAAATATTGATATTTCTGAATATATAATGGTTAAGAATACGTTAGAGGACCTCTGTGAAATTAATAATGGTGAAGAAACGCCTGTAGAGCCGTACGGAGGCAGCGTAAATGACGTTTTAGAGAACATTGTAAATACTACAATAGAGAATTACGGCAAGCCAGTTAACTTTATGTCAAAAGAAGAAAAGGTCAATATGGTAAAAATGCTAGATGCTAAAGGTACATTTTTAATTAGAGGTGCAATAGATTACGTCGCAAAAATATTGTGCGTGTCAAGATATACTATATACAATTATCTTGATGAAATAAGAGTAGGCGATGATCTAACTAAATACTGA
- the yqeK gene encoding bis(5'-nucleosyl)-tetraphosphatase (symmetrical) YqeK — MSPEFYVDKLKKLLNEDRFKHSLGVMETAEKLAIKYNADIEKAKVAGLLHDCAKNLSDEELISLANKYNIQLDDVLLRSPSLLHGPVGAYLIGDYFGIHDEEIKRAIMLHTTGDKDMTVLDKVIFLADYIEPNRNFEGVENLRKASLSDLDEAVIMALDQTINYIIKKHQLLYIKTVIARNDMIIKTNSTL, encoded by the coding sequence ATGAGTCCTGAATTTTATGTTGATAAACTGAAAAAATTATTAAATGAAGATAGATTTAAACATTCCCTAGGTGTGATGGAGACAGCGGAGAAATTAGCTATAAAATATAATGCAGATATTGAAAAAGCAAAAGTAGCAGGGCTTCTTCATGATTGCGCAAAAAATCTCAGCGATGAAGAACTTATTTCATTAGCCAATAAATACAACATTCAATTAGACGATGTCTTGTTAAGGTCACCATCTTTGTTGCATGGACCTGTTGGTGCATATCTTATCGGAGATTATTTTGGAATACATGATGAAGAAATAAAACGAGCTATTATGCTGCATACAACTGGAGATAAAGATATGACAGTATTAGATAAAGTAATATTTTTAGCAGACTACATTGAACCCAATAGAAATTTTGAAGGAGTAGAGAATTTGCGAAAAGCATCATTAAGCGATCTTGATGAAGCTGTTATCATGGCACTAGACCAGACTATAAACTATATCATTAAGAAGCATCAACTATTGTATATAAAAACAGTGATTGCTCGTAATGATATGATTATTAAGACAAATTCAACTTTGTAA
- the rsfS gene encoding ribosome silencing factor: protein MGKDSAELTLKILKILDDKKALEVKALYVGELTTVADYFVIASGTSTTHVKSLCDEVLERLEEEGVTVNHIEGYNSATWILMDYGSIVVHIFTKDERNFYSLERLWGDAKEIALDNVMFD, encoded by the coding sequence TTGGGTAAAGACAGTGCTGAATTAACATTAAAGATTTTAAAGATACTGGATGATAAAAAAGCATTGGAAGTAAAAGCTCTTTATGTGGGAGAATTGACCACAGTAGCTGATTACTTTGTGATAGCCAGTGGTACATCAACTACTCATGTTAAATCTTTGTGTGATGAGGTATTAGAAAGACTGGAGGAAGAAGGTGTTACGGTAAACCATATTGAAGGGTATAATTCAGCTACATGGATTTTGATGGATTACGGCAGCATTGTTGTGCATATTTTTACGAAAGATGAGAGAAACTTCTACTCTTTGGAAAGACTTTGGGGTGACGCTAAGGAAATTGCTCTTGACAATGTAATGTTTGATTAG
- a CDS encoding Rne/Rng family ribonuclease, translating into MKRILFDISDKFDQVAYLEDGTLVEYHVEYSDNRSIVGNIYKGKVKNTIKGMQSAFIDIGIGKNAYLFVSDVNKKGKANENCSITKLVKPGQDIIVQVSKDSIGLKNPKVTTNISLPGKYVVLLPETDYVGISHRIYDEEKRLELINIAKRVKPNNIGIIIRTAAQNVSEKEFEKDILDLCYLYDEIIKKYKYANAPELIYEEENFIVKYIRDLSSFMVDEIVINDVKQYEKILDYVKKQGQNVSIKYEEGDLIGLYGAEKQVEKLLDKKVWLKSGGFIIIDKTEALTVIDVNTGKYVGKSSLRETILKTNIEAAKEIALQLRLRDIGGIIVIDFIDMDNESDRQKVLKVFEESLKSDRSKCSILGFTHLGLVEMTRKRVRSNVSEYLQDKCECCKGTGYVVSNNMLVLKIKRAIERILRNTNAKKIKIISNRRILNLIRQNELEKRYKEKFEIEINTVFDDKLDIDEFQVDYEL; encoded by the coding sequence TTGAAGCGGATTTTATTTGATATAAGTGATAAATTTGATCAAGTAGCGTATTTAGAAGATGGTACGTTGGTTGAGTATCACGTAGAATATTCTGACAACAGAAGCATAGTGGGAAATATTTACAAAGGAAAAGTTAAAAACACCATAAAAGGTATGCAAAGTGCCTTTATAGATATAGGTATAGGTAAAAATGCATATTTATTTGTAAGTGATGTAAATAAAAAAGGCAAAGCTAATGAGAATTGTTCAATTACAAAGCTTGTAAAACCTGGTCAAGATATAATTGTTCAGGTATCAAAAGATTCTATAGGGCTAAAAAATCCAAAAGTCACAACAAATATATCTCTACCTGGTAAATATGTTGTTTTGTTGCCTGAAACAGATTATGTTGGGATTTCACACCGCATCTATGATGAAGAAAAGCGCTTAGAATTGATAAACATAGCGAAAAGAGTTAAACCAAATAATATAGGCATTATAATTAGAACAGCAGCGCAAAATGTAAGTGAAAAAGAGTTTGAAAAAGATATTTTGGATTTGTGTTATTTGTACGATGAGATAATTAAAAAATATAAATATGCCAACGCTCCTGAATTAATATACGAAGAGGAGAATTTTATTGTTAAGTATATAAGAGATTTATCATCATTTATGGTTGATGAAATAGTGATTAATGATGTTAAGCAGTATGAAAAAATATTGGATTATGTGAAAAAGCAGGGGCAAAATGTATCTATAAAATACGAAGAAGGAGACTTAATAGGCTTATATGGTGCTGAAAAGCAAGTTGAAAAACTTTTAGACAAGAAAGTGTGGCTTAAAAGCGGCGGATTTATAATAATTGATAAGACTGAAGCATTGACGGTCATAGACGTAAATACAGGAAAATATGTAGGGAAATCTTCGCTTCGGGAAACTATATTAAAAACGAATATAGAAGCGGCTAAAGAAATAGCGCTTCAATTGAGACTGAGGGATATTGGCGGTATTATAGTTATAGATTTTATCGATATGGACAATGAAAGTGACAGGCAGAAGGTTTTAAAGGTTTTTGAAGAATCGTTAAAAAGCGATAGATCGAAATGCAGTATCCTGGGATTTACTCATTTAGGATTGGTTGAAATGACGAGGAAAAGAGTAAGATCAAATGTAAGCGAGTATTTGCAGGATAAATGTGAGTGCTGCAAAGGTACAGGGTATGTTGTGTCAAACAATATGCTTGTGCTTAAAATTAAGAGAGCAATTGAAAGAATTTTGAGAAATACTAACGCAAAAAAAATTAAAATAATTTCAAATAGAAGAATATTGAATTTAATTAGGCAAAATGAACTAGAGAAAAGATATAAGGAAAAATTTGAAATAGAAATAAATACAGTTTTTGATGATAAGCTTGACATAGATGAATTTCAGGTTGATTACGAATTATGA
- a CDS encoding Spo0B domain-containing protein produces MTKDDEEYLIEYINLKRHEYINDLQVLLGYAQLGKTDKIFEYIQKVIDKSNDERTVFNSGMDNVMKYIKNKIEDN; encoded by the coding sequence ATGACAAAAGATGATGAAGAATATTTAATAGAATACATAAATCTAAAGAGGCATGAATATATAAATGATCTTCAAGTTTTGCTTGGTTATGCTCAGCTTGGAAAAACTGATAAAATTTTTGAGTATATTCAAAAAGTTATTGATAAAAGCAATGATGAGCGTACTGTATTCAATAGCGGTATGGATAATGTTATGAAATACATTAAAAATAAGATTGAAGATAACTAA
- a CDS encoding TIGR03936 family radical SAM-associated protein: MKLRSKFEKDGDLKFISHLDLMRAIERAMRRAQIKFSLSKGFNPHPLLSFGPALMMGATTHGDYFDVVLEDEIDPEKFKDDMNRTLPNGLKIIDCYRVDDKDLLSDRVVEGEYTIIIDLLDYGKDMGDIIERFLNKDEILAEKDTKSGKKMIDLKKYIEEFKILSVHDGKINLYLRLKISEGSPGPIHVLKALDDFAGHVFDLEKILIDRKKLILN; the protein is encoded by the coding sequence TTGAAACTGAGAAGTAAATTTGAAAAAGATGGTGATTTAAAGTTTATCTCTCATTTAGATCTCATGAGGGCGATTGAGAGAGCGATGAGAAGAGCTCAAATAAAGTTTTCACTTTCGAAAGGCTTTAATCCACATCCGCTGTTGTCTTTTGGACCGGCATTGATGATGGGTGCAACGACTCACGGAGACTATTTTGATGTAGTTTTAGAAGATGAAATAGATCCGGAGAAATTTAAAGATGATATGAATAGAACACTTCCAAATGGATTAAAAATAATAGATTGTTATAGAGTTGATGATAAGGACTTGCTGTCAGATAGAGTTGTAGAGGGTGAATATACAATAATTATTGATCTGCTAGACTATGGAAAAGACATGGGAGATATTATTGAAAGATTTTTGAACAAAGATGAAATATTAGCAGAAAAAGACACAAAAAGTGGTAAAAAGATGATTGATTTAAAAAAATACATTGAGGAATTTAAAATATTAAGTGTCCATGATGGCAAAATAAATTTATATCTACGGTTAAAGATTTCTGAAGGTTCACCAGGCCCGATTCATGTTTTGAAGGCTCTTGATGACTTTGCAGGTCATGTTTTTGATTTGGAGAAGATTCTCATAGACAGAAAAAAGCTTATATTAAATTGA
- a CDS encoding DUF362 domain-containing protein, whose protein sequence is MNIVSIEKCDSYSEDEVKKAIERSYKNLGGLEKYIKKGDKVFLKANLLKKNKPDDAVTTHPAIVEAVASTIKDMGAITIIGDSPAGPFSERTLRSIYETTGMIDVAKRTGAELNYNTDEIVVKIPDGKLIKQATFMKALMECDSIISLPKLKTHGMTVYTGAVKNQFGAIPGLVKAGYHLSMPDVKNFSDMLIDINVFLKPVLSIMDAVIAMEGNGPSAGKPKKVGLIISSNDVFSLDTVATLIIGLNHEDAPTVFMAHRRGLGRFDDIKINGMNIEEAKVSNFDIPTLRGFSVTEKIPPFLMKYLDKHVKPYPIFDYDVCKSCGICVSNCPPKALKMIDKKPTVDLKTCIRCFCCQELCPHKAVSIKRPYIAKLFYR, encoded by the coding sequence TTGAACATTGTATCTATAGAAAAGTGTGATTCCTACTCTGAGGATGAAGTAAAAAAAGCTATAGAAAGGTCTTATAAAAATCTTGGTGGTTTAGAAAAGTACATAAAAAAAGGAGATAAGGTCTTTTTAAAAGCAAATTTGTTGAAGAAAAACAAACCAGATGATGCTGTTACAACACATCCAGCAATAGTTGAAGCTGTTGCCAGTACAATAAAAGATATGGGGGCTATTACTATTATTGGTGATAGCCCTGCAGGACCATTCAGTGAGAGGACTTTAAGATCCATCTACGAAACGACAGGTATGATAGATGTTGCAAAAAGGACTGGTGCTGAACTAAATTACAATACTGATGAGATAGTTGTAAAAATACCTGATGGGAAGCTTATTAAACAAGCGACTTTTATGAAAGCTCTTATGGAATGTGATTCGATTATATCACTTCCAAAATTAAAAACACATGGTATGACAGTATATACAGGGGCAGTTAAAAATCAATTCGGCGCTATACCAGGACTTGTGAAAGCTGGGTATCATTTATCAATGCCTGATGTAAAAAACTTTTCAGACATGTTGATTGACATCAATGTCTTTTTAAAGCCGGTTTTATCGATTATGGATGCAGTTATTGCCATGGAAGGTAACGGACCATCGGCAGGCAAACCTAAAAAAGTAGGACTGATTATATCATCTAACGATGTTTTTTCTCTTGACACAGTAGCAACATTGATAATCGGACTAAATCACGAAGATGCACCAACAGTTTTTATGGCACACAGAAGAGGGCTTGGACGTTTTGATGATATAAAAATAAATGGAATGAATATTGAAGAAGCTAAAGTCAGTAACTTTGATATACCTACTTTGAGGGGATTTAGTGTCACTGAAAAAATACCACCATTTTTAATGAAGTATTTAGATAAGCATGTAAAGCCGTATCCAATTTTTGATTATGATGTATGCAAAAGTTGTGGAATATGCGTATCTAATTGCCCTCCTAAAGCATTAAAAATGATAGATAAAAAACCTACCGTTGATCTTAAAACCTGCATAAGATGTTTTTGCTGCCAGGAATTATGTCCACATAAAGCAGTAAGCATAAAAAGGCCATATATTGCAAAATTATTTTACAGATAA
- the obgE gene encoding GTPase ObgE: MFIDSAKIYIKSGNGGNGVISFRREKYVAYGGPDGGDGGKGGDVVFITDPNMSTLMDFKYKRKYIAPSGENGSGNNKYGKNADDLYIKVPVGTQIIRDDTNELIADLTKPGQKAIVLRGGKGGRGNAKFASATLKTPRFAESGEEGKELYIRLELKLLADVGLVGFPNAGKSTLLAACTNARPKIANYPFTTLYPNLGVVYHKGKSFVMADIPGLIEGAHRGEGLGYDFLKHIERTKLILHIIDVSNPLSDPIDDFKKINEEMYLYNDKLKEIPQIVALNKIDALDASLIDLDDISAKIQSFGYDVFKISAITGIGIENLLDKTIEILNKFKVDVEENIEDVIIYNMPKEEETVDIDIKNGVYCLSGSKIDRLLKRVNLQDENSLRYFEMILKKSGVIDMLKERGFKDGDTINVRDFEFEYYE; encoded by the coding sequence GTGTTTATAGATAGTGCAAAAATTTATATAAAGTCGGGAAATGGTGGCAATGGTGTTATCTCATTTAGAAGGGAAAAATATGTGGCGTACGGTGGACCGGATGGGGGTGACGGCGGTAAAGGTGGTGATGTGGTATTTATTACCGATCCTAATATGTCTACATTGATGGACTTTAAATATAAAAGAAAATATATAGCGCCTAGTGGCGAAAATGGAAGCGGTAATAATAAATACGGTAAAAATGCTGATGATCTATACATAAAAGTGCCTGTTGGAACACAAATAATTAGAGATGATACAAATGAGTTAATTGCTGATCTTACGAAACCTGGTCAGAAAGCTATTGTTTTGAGAGGTGGCAAAGGTGGAAGAGGTAATGCAAAATTTGCTTCAGCCACGTTAAAGACTCCTAGATTTGCAGAAAGTGGTGAAGAAGGAAAGGAACTTTATATTCGTTTGGAATTAAAGCTATTGGCTGATGTTGGACTTGTTGGTTTTCCAAATGCAGGTAAATCAACTTTACTGGCAGCTTGTACTAATGCTAGACCAAAGATAGCAAACTATCCTTTTACTACTTTATATCCAAATCTAGGTGTAGTTTATCATAAGGGGAAATCTTTTGTCATGGCTGATATACCCGGCCTTATAGAAGGTGCTCATAGAGGAGAAGGACTTGGATATGACTTTTTGAAGCACATAGAAAGGACGAAATTGATACTGCATATTATTGACGTGTCGAATCCGTTGTCAGATCCTATAGATGATTTTAAAAAAATCAATGAAGAGATGTACTTGTATAATGATAAGCTAAAAGAAATACCTCAGATAGTTGCTTTGAATAAAATAGATGCATTAGACGCATCATTAATTGATTTAGACGATATAAGCGCAAAAATTCAAAGTTTTGGGTACGATGTTTTTAAAATATCTGCAATAACTGGTATAGGCATTGAAAATTTGCTTGATAAGACTATTGAAATCCTTAATAAGTTTAAAGTTGATGTTGAAGAAAATATAGAAGATGTTATTATTTATAATATGCCAAAAGAAGAGGAAACCGTAGATATAGATATTAAAAATGGTGTGTATTGTTTAAGCGGTTCTAAAATTGATAGATTATTGAAAAGAGTTAATCTACAAGATGAAAACTCTTTAAGGTATTTTGAAATGATATTAAAAAAATCTGGAGTAATAGATATGTTGAAGGAAAGGGGGTTTAAAGATGGTGACACTATAAATGTACGAGATTTTGAGTTTGAGTATTACGAATAA
- the rplU gene encoding 50S ribosomal protein L21: MYAIIETGGKQYRVQEGDILEVEKLDCEAGSVYSFDKVLAVAKDDGTVDFGKPYLKDVKVDAKVLEHGKGKKIIVFKYKPKKNERKKKGHRQPFTRVQIEKIM; this comes from the coding sequence GTGTACGCAATTATAGAAACAGGTGGCAAACAGTACAGAGTTCAAGAAGGCGATATTCTAGAAGTTGAAAAACTTGATTGTGAAGCTGGTAGTGTGTATTCCTTTGATAAGGTGTTAGCAGTAGCAAAGGACGATGGAACTGTAGATTTTGGCAAACCATATCTTAAAGATGTAAAAGTTGATGCAAAAGTTCTTGAACATGGAAAAGGTAAAAAAATCATAGTTTTTAAGTATAAGCCAAAGAAGAATGAGAGAAAGAAGAAAGGGCATCGTCAGCCGTTTACGAGAGTACAGATTGAGAAGATTATGTAA
- the rpmA gene encoding 50S ribosomal protein L27: protein MRLQLFAHKKGMGSTRNGRDSESKRLGVKRADGQFVLAGNILVRQRGTKIHPGVNVGRGKDDTLFALIDGYVAFERKGKDKKQVSVYEKRKEVLA from the coding sequence ATGAGGCTACAGTTATTTGCTCATAAAAAAGGTATGGGAAGTACCCGCAATGGTCGTGACAGTGAGTCAAAGCGACTTGGTGTAAAAAGAGCAGATGGCCAATTTGTATTAGCGGGGAATATACTTGTAAGGCAAAGAGGTACAAAGATACATCCTGGAGTTAATGTAGGTAGAGGTAAAGACGATACATTGTTTGCACTTATTGATGGATATGTTGCTTTTGAGAGAAAAGGAAAAGACAAAAAACAGGTAAGTGTATATGAAAAAAGAAAGGAAGTCCTGGCATAA
- a CDS encoding TIGR03960 family B12-binding radical SAM protein: MLDIKDKLDKILMKVSKPARYIGGEINSVIKDVNSVDIRFAFAFPDVYEVGMSHLGLKILYHLMNDRDDTYCERVFAPWVDMENLMRENDIPLFSLETKTPLNMFDIIGFTLQYELSYTNILNMLDLSKIPVRSKDRHGYPLIIAGGPCAYNPAPLSDVVDLFVIGDGEEIINELLDLVKACKKDGAPKEVLLRRASKIQGVYVPSFYREVYNFDNTIRTIEPLNEDVPAKVKKRVVKDLDKTYHSDRQIVPFINTVHDRIILEVFRGCTRGCRFCQAGMIYRPVRERSKKTLLKLADKLIKSTGYEEISLTSLSTCDYSEIESLIYDLIEKYKDRGIGVALPSTRIDAFSVNLLNEIQKVRKTGLTLAPEGGTQRLRDVINKGVTERDLINSTREAFKAGWRSVKLYFMLGLPEETMEDVKGISDLAHLVADVYKDVNGNTKGLKITVSTSTFVPKPFTPFQWCPQDDMDTIIKKQNYLKELLKGKIFHYNWHEPKMSFLEAVISKGDRRVGQALIKAWESGCKFDGWDEFFKFDNWLKAFESVGIDPRFYAYKERDFKEIFPWDVIDAGVKKDYLVREYKKALEGRLTNDCRLYCTGCGIKDLDEGVVCFETEK, encoded by the coding sequence ATGTTAGATATTAAGGATAAGTTAGATAAAATATTGATGAAAGTGAGTAAACCTGCCCGTTATATAGGCGGTGAAATAAATTCTGTAATTAAAGATGTAAATAGTGTTGACATCCGGTTTGCCTTTGCATTTCCTGACGTTTACGAAGTCGGAATGTCGCATTTGGGATTGAAAATACTTTATCATCTAATGAACGATAGAGATGATACATATTGCGAAAGGGTATTTGCTCCATGGGTAGATATGGAAAACCTAATGCGAGAAAATGACATACCGCTTTTTTCACTTGAAACTAAAACACCTCTTAATATGTTTGACATTATAGGATTTACGCTGCAATACGAATTAAGCTACACAAACATATTAAACATGTTAGATTTATCTAAAATTCCAGTGAGAAGCAAGGATAGACATGGCTATCCATTAATCATAGCTGGAGGTCCTTGTGCATACAATCCTGCTCCCCTTTCTGATGTTGTGGATTTATTTGTCATAGGAGATGGAGAAGAAATTATCAATGAACTTTTAGATTTAGTTAAGGCTTGTAAAAAAGATGGAGCACCAAAAGAAGTGCTTTTAAGGCGTGCATCTAAAATTCAAGGTGTATATGTTCCATCGTTTTACAGGGAAGTATACAATTTTGATAATACTATTCGCACTATAGAGCCATTAAATGAAGATGTGCCTGCTAAAGTAAAAAAGCGCGTAGTAAAAGATTTGGATAAAACGTATCATTCAGATAGACAGATTGTGCCGTTTATAAATACAGTGCACGATAGAATCATATTGGAAGTTTTTAGAGGTTGTACAAGAGGATGTAGATTTTGTCAGGCTGGAATGATTTACAGGCCTGTAAGGGAAAGGTCGAAGAAAACTTTACTTAAATTAGCTGACAAATTAATAAAATCAACCGGATATGAGGAGATTTCTTTGACTTCCTTAAGCACATGTGACTATTCAGAAATAGAAAGTTTGATATATGATTTAATTGAAAAATATAAAGATAGAGGCATTGGAGTAGCACTACCGTCTACCAGGATTGATGCCTTCTCTGTAAATTTACTAAATGAGATACAGAAAGTAAGGAAGACAGGGCTTACACTTGCACCAGAGGGTGGCACGCAAAGGCTGAGAGATGTGATAAATAAAGGTGTTACTGAAAGGGACTTGATAAATTCTACGAGAGAAGCCTTTAAAGCAGGGTGGAGGAGTGTAAAGCTGTATTTTATGCTGGGGCTTCCTGAGGAGACGATGGAAGATGTAAAGGGGATATCAGATCTTGCCCATTTAGTAGCTGATGTATATAAAGATGTGAATGGCAACACAAAGGGACTTAAAATAACAGTAAGCACTTCAACTTTTGTTCCAAAACCATTTACTCCTTTTCAATGGTGTCCTCAAGACGACATGGATACTATAATTAAAAAACAGAATTACCTAAAAGAGCTACTAAAGGGAAAGATTTTCCACTACAATTGGCATGAGCCGAAGATGAGCTTTTTAGAAGCTGTAATTTCTAAAGGCGATAGAAGAGTAGGACAAGCATTGATTAAGGCGTGGGAAAGTGGATGTAAGTTTGATGGCTGGGATGAATTTTTTAAATTTGATAATTGGCTTAAGGCCTTTGAAAGTGTAGGAATCGATCCAAGATTCTATGCTTATAAAGAAAGAGATTTCAAGGAGATATTCCCATGGGATGTGATTGATGCTGGTGTGAAAAAAGATTATCTTGTAAGAGAATACAAAAAGGCGTTGGAAGGAAGACTTACAAATGACTGCAGGTTATATTGTACAGGCTGCGGAATAAAAGATCTTGATGAAGGAGTTGTATGCTTTGAAACTGAGAAGTAA
- a CDS encoding ribosomal-processing cysteine protease Prp, with protein MIRINIFRDADNKAQKFEIKGHAGYDVYNRDIVCAGVTAVAQTAVLGLESLKTVSIKKKISDGYMYVEIENHGTNDDSIRLCAIIDTMILGLKDIEKDYSAYVKVFDRRCN; from the coding sequence ATGATTAGGATTAATATATTTAGAGATGCGGATAACAAAGCACAAAAATTTGAAATCAAAGGACATGCTGGTTATGATGTTTACAATAGAGATATAGTATGCGCCGGCGTTACTGCAGTGGCGCAGACAGCTGTCCTTGGCTTAGAATCACTTAAGACGGTATCCATTAAGAAGAAGATAAGTGATGGATATATGTATGTTGAAATAGAAAATCATGGTACAAATGATGATAGCATTAGATTGTGTGCTATTATTGATACAATGATTTTAGGGCTTAAAGATATTGAGAAGGATTATTCTGCGTATGTAAAAGTATTTGATAGGAGGTGTAATTGA